The following are from one region of the Ischnura elegans chromosome 12, ioIscEleg1.1, whole genome shotgun sequence genome:
- the LOC124168862 gene encoding uncharacterized protein LOC124168862 produces MSDQKIQKIQTDLPRLWVNGEVEGQYFNRWLCYSSNPLPAGNGVLGARRMFSTNFKLRVLDSYRQDPECRGNQRATARKYGIHRRQIQKWLQVEPLLRSSVRGPGDMALDLVIRDKDMPEASIKCEPMEEEEEDEEEEGDPPSPKLLTPVNQDPSIWVKQEAQEDVTNAQPTRLPAFSKRRSFSLQFKLGVLDAFHAGCGNQRATARLFGINRRQVQKWLRQEARLRSEASVAAVAAERQRLGRWAAEEEEAGEKTSAVEWEPPLNIPVVRRPWADFDEDVPEVKRPRWEWPMEQETALCLVKAEKQRGDVSDAPVAPKERRLPPAPHWVPPPLSVMYAACDEFLGLCQNTVALSFHPNGKDVVSSSSSAASSPDPLPFTCLPPSPPGGRRRQCYHLDFKLRAIEEYHEGDGEWRGNQRAVAKRFGVHRRQIQKWLKQEEQLRQRAAGATSGTGC; encoded by the coding sequence ATGAGTGACCAGAAGATTCAGAAAATTCAAACCGACTTGCCGCGGCTCTGGGTGAATGGTGAAGTGGAAGGACAGTATTTTAATCGGTGGCTGTGTTATTCCTCTAATCCGCTTCCCGCGGGGAACGGCGTCTTAGGTGCTCGCCGCATGTTCTCTACGAATTTCAAGCTACGTGTTCTTGATTCATATAGACAAGATCCGGAATGTAGGGGTAATCAGCGAGCAACAGCTAGGAAATACGGAATTCACCGTCGACAAATACAGAAGTGGCTTCAAGTGGAACCTCTGTTGCGATCTTCTGTTAGAGGGCCGGGGGACATGGCTCTTGATCTTGTAATACGTGATAAAGACATGCCTGAAGCTTCGATAAAATGTGAGCcgatggaggaggaagaagaggatgaagaagaagagggTGATCCTCCATCACCGAAATTGCTGACCCCAGTTAATCAGGATCCTTCCATATGGGTAAAACAGGAAGCCCAAGAGGACGTCACAAATGCTCAACCCACACGTCTCCCTGCGTTCTCGAAACGTCGCTCCTTTTCGTTACAATTTAAGCTCGGGGTGCTGGACGCCTTCCACGCTGGTTGTGGTAACCAACGAGCTACCGCTAGATTGTTTGGCATTAATCGTCGGCAAGTGCAAAAGTGGTTGCGTCAAGAAGCCCGGCTTCGCAGTGAGGCATCCGTAGCAGCCGTCGCAGCCGAGAGGCAGAGACTAGGAAGGTGGGCGGCTGAGGAGGAAGAAGCTGGGGAGAAGACCTCGGCGGTGGAGTGGGAACCTCCGCTTAATATACCCGTCGTACGGAGGCCGTGGGCTGACTTCGACGAGGATGTTCCGGAGGTGAAAAGGCCTCGTTGGGAGTGGCCGATGGAACAGGAGACTGCCTTGTGCCTAGTGAAAGCAGAGAAGCAGAGGGGTGACGTGAGTGATGCTCCAGTCGCTCCTAAAGAACGGAGGCTCCCACCAGCTCCACACTGGGTACCTCCCCCACTATCAGTCATGTATGCAGCTTGCGATGAATTCTTAGGGCTTTGTCAAAACACTGTGGCCTTAAGTTTCCATCCCAATGGCAAAGATGTGGTGTCCTCGTCATCGTCTGCAGCTTCCTCCCCAGACCCTTTGCCATTTACGTGCCTTCCCCCTTCTCCGCCTGGTGGTCGACGCCGTCAGTGTTATCACCTGGATTTCAAATTGAGAGCAATCGAAGAGTACCATGAAGGCGacggggagtggaggggaaaccAAAGGGCTGTTGCTAAGAGATTCGGTGTCCATAGGCGGCAGATACAGAAGTGGTTGAAACAAGAAGAGCAGCTGCGGCAACGGGCTGCTGGTGCGACGTCTGGGACAGGGTGCTGA